The sequence tggcatatgataaaagaattttttttagaaaattaggaTTCATATTTTAACCTAtgccaaaaataaatattagtgaACATAAGTCAATACTCTAATGTTTGGTTGGTTAATGGTTATAAAAGCTAGGGAGTAACTATTGATGTCACAGAGGGCTTTTAAAGTAATTAATCTCTGCATAACACAAATTTCCTCTGTTAATATCTTTGAAATAGTTGAGTTGCATGACATGAGTTATATAAAAGAGAGAAGCTAGATAGGGTAAAGAAGGTTCATCTGATTTCtctttgatgaaaaattatactGTCTTATTTGttatataattgaaatttatCTGTTATGTAGAAGTTGTTGAAATCATCTTTCTTTGAAAATCCGAACTCCAATTCTGATTGCACAACATTTTAATTCATGCAGCATGAACATTCCTACCCATGTAGTGCAAAGCATTATTATAACATAATCCAAATAGGACTTTCTCATTTGAATTGAATGAGAGCAAACATTAGGGTCCATCCCTCATGTGTTTCATTAGAACAAAGAATAATTCTTCTTATCCAAATAACTCATGTGTTGGAAAATGCTTATACCATATTCTAAATTATTATATCCACTTGCACACCAAATAGTATCACGTAAAACCAGCGATTCAGTTGCTGCTATGCCAAACAACATAGAGGCAATGGGAATAAGGAATTGTTATGTATTATATACCAAAAGCACTATAATTATTCTTTAAGACATGAATCGAATAAGTTTCCTAAGTGATAAAAGTAAAAGGGGGTTGTTTGCAATTGTGCGATATACTATTGTGTTATCTTCTATTTCGTTGTTAATTTTGTGATAAATTATATTGAGATGAGTAATTAGTATCATAATAAGTTGTTTAAGTTACAAAGTGAACTAGATATCCAAATTAGCTATTCTaggataaaacaaaaaaaaattcttatgtaatacatgttatttttaatatattgaacTAAACAgtcgataaaaaataatattaagataACTAATCTAAAATATTAGAAGTTTAAACCAAACAACCAGTGTTGTTGGTGATAGTCCCTTTGGAGTTTGGACTAAAAAATAtcagaattaaattttttttactgaaATGTGAAacgaataaaaaaaagttaaaaaagtgaaaattgaaagaatctaTTTCAACACAAAATTATTAGATGAAAAAAGAGGCATGGTGGATGGTTGGAATACATATGTTTTTACAGAAATactgaatttgaattttaaactACAAACTTTGTGCCACTTTTAGACTTAGACCCTTGATCTAATTCTGAAAAAGTGAtcaaattctaaatataattgATGGCTATTTTCTTTAATAGGTTTAtttgacataaatttaaattaattaagctagtaaattttgaatatgcCTAAAGTAAAAGAAAGGGAGTGTTTTCTGATTGTAGTAATAGAGTAGGTAACTAGTTTGAATTTTCTTATCCGTTCACTTACAAATATTATTATCGCTATGTtagcattattttattttttaatttatcttacTATTTATCTGGTAGGAATAAGATCTATTTACGTCTCAATCTTTTCCGATAGATacataaagaaagaaaagaagaaataaataaagaatatataCTTGTATAGCGGCTATATATACTCCAACATGGCCTCTAAAATCCCCACAATCTCaacaacaaacataaaataagaagaagaagaactacTCTTTCACTTgttaaaacaaacaaatatggAATCCTTAAATATACACAACATCAAATTGGAGAAAGCAAACGCTATGCTAAGGTACAAGAAGCGTCAACGAGTCACAACTTTGTTCCGTTTCATCGAATTCTGCATATTTTTCGCCATAGTCTCAAGATTTTCCACTCAATTGCCACTCAATTTCAAGGGACTTGGTGTCACGCTCATTAGTCCTCGATTCGTCTTTGTTCTTGGAAACATAATTGTCATCATCCTCTTCTTAATATCAGGACAGTCCTCTACTAAAGATGCTTCCATAAACAACGTTAAAATCGATATGTACGATGAGTTCAAGCAAAAATGTTTGATGAACAAAGACACTTATTGTGAACAGAGCAAAAAACAGAGGAAACAGAGTACTGGTGTACAAGAGACTTGTTGTGAACAGAGCAAAAAACAGAGGAAACAGAGTACTCTGTTGGAAAGacaattagaaaagaaaattcatCGTAGCCATTCGGACAACTCTCTATCTTTATCCGTTGATGAGAAAAGACCTAGAAAAAAATTGACACGATCAGCTACATTAAGATCCCGAAAAGTTATAAACACTGACAGTATAAAACCAATTATGACAAAGACAACAACCTCGTATCCAGAAGACGAGATGAGCAATGAAGAATTCAAGAAAACTGTTGAGAATTTCATTGCAAGACAACAAAGATTTTTGAGGGAGGAAGAGTTTTCAGCTGTTGTTTCTTATGAATCATAGCTTTTTTTATATAGTTCATGATCATGTTCGTGTACTAGTTTTTGCTCTCTAGACAATCTATCTTAATGCAAGCAAACAACTGATGTTTAtgttaaatagaaaaaagacaaagtatatacatatatagtacTCCTCCATGTTGCTTGATGAAAGCCATTGTGAGGTTTTTGCAAATGTAAGTTTGCCTTATATctttgttaatatttttgaatcattAACTTACTTTTGGTGTATAAATTTAACTTATCAATTTccctattttttgttagtttaaaaagttaaatatttattttcaaattaactttgtcaactttttgaaaatatgaagaaagatCTAAGGCAAGTGAATCTAATAAAGTGTCATATGGAATTCCAAAATTAATTCCaagaatatatttgaaaaagaatagaTATATAAACATGTAGAAATATGCCAAAGGGAGAATGTTCAGTCATTttcatgcattcacatttgATCTATTTGGATTTTGGACCACCAAATAATTTGCACTGAGATTACTATGattcctttattttattgttgttaataaaagatttagattttgaattttcaatatatatatatatttttttggtaatactGTCTCTTTCTTGTTAAGTTTTACACGACGTGAATCTGAATTTCGATATAAACGCAAAAAGTATCTCTCATCTTTACTAGATCTTACACGATGTAAATTTGACTTTTGATACAAACGCTGAACATTGagtggatttttttaaaaaacatacaaaCTATTTGAACCATAAAAAAGTATGATGCACTGATACTCAATAaaaaagaatctggaaaaaattaacaaaaagaatatttttgtgGACAGTGGTGGAAGTATTTTAGATTTTCTGTTCTAAAAATCAGATgcttttgaactattgtaagtTAGTGATTTGAGTAATggaattttaaacattttttaaataaggCATAAAGATAAATGCAAAAGTAGATCTAAAAATTGACTTGGAGAGACCACACTTGTATGGAACTGATCCTTCCAGAGAATTACTTCAATCTTTTCATAtcccttttttaattttaactttttattttctacaaaataatattttaatctttataTACTCTGTTCATTTTATATTGCTTATCGATCAATAAAGTGgatgaaaaattacaaaatttaaatcttaataagattttttcttcatttgtttgattttgatgaatataattttatttaatatttattttaatatgggTTTAAACTGACCTGATCATCGTAATTATTCCGCGAAAAAAGTTTTTTACTTTTGCTCCTAACTTAATaccatatattttcttattttttgaaaagcaAGGTTTTAGCTTTTTATTTGTTACACTTGTCTATGTTCTATACTTCTATCTCTCTCAAATCTTTTTGGgtgtttaaattaattatataaccTTTTAAAAGAATTCCACTATCCCTGGTGGTGTTCGTCCTAAAAATCTTTcgactttttaattatttaaatgaacTCCACAAGTACTAtggtctatttttttttttttcctttttacacCAACCCACTATTTTTcactttgattttttataatgtTTCATGGGGAGGATGTGAAAAACATGCATGTAGACTCCAAGAGTCATGTCTATATAGAGATTATTAATTGGTTggtaaaaaagttttaatttttgtttgattaattgacgataacatatttattataatttcgTAAATCAAATCTAGAAGGATGATGTGTATGCATTATCAGTCCTACTCTTACTTTGACaaggtaaaaaaattattttcaataggCTACCAATTCAAGGCACTTCAAATATTAAGTACGTGAAACAAATAGATTAGTGATCTATATTGAAAACAGAGAAGAGAACAATAACAccaatataattttgtttaattaaatcAGTTTCAATAATTAAAATCTATCATCTAAATTATACTTTATACGTCTAAAGACACTAAAGTAAATGTTATAATAGCCATAAATTTCTGGGAAGAAAAGAAGTTAAGCTATATCAACCATTACTTcttaaaaagtttaaattatgattgaacatttgaagaagacttgCACTTAGAAATGGTTAATTAACTAAGGACTGAAAATAGTAATGGCACATTAGAAACTATTAAATCGTCGTGTTAAGATCCATTTCgatcaaattaaaattcatgAGAAAATGTTAAATTATGATCTAAGACTTTATAAGTTATTCAAACATTAGGCCACTGTTATTTGAAATGACAAGTTCTTTTAGGGACAAtatttgccaattttttttttagagaacaTGCGcaaacatttattatttttcaaattcagAGTCAGCTATCCgcattataatttaattaatttaaatttactgCTGCATAGAGTATCACTTGGGGGAAAGCATTTTTTAGTATCTTTTATTAAAAGAGAAACAGTCTTATTCACTGCACCACATTCTTTGATGATAAATATCGACAAGATAATATTAAATCAAcactaaatattattaaaaaaaaaacaagaaataaacCTAAACTAAACAATTTCTATGCTAACTTGGATCGACAATAAGGACAAGATCGATTCCTTAAAAGCCATTCCAAAATGCAAGTATCATGATAGACATGACAACACTTATTAATACAAGAAACCACACAACCTTCTAAGAATCCATCGTGACAAATAGAACACATGTCTAGTAAATTACGATCCTTAAATTCACTAGCTCgaaatttcattttcttgatttcaattttcttcaacaatttAAACGCGGCTATTCTTGAATCCAATACCTCTTGAGTCTTTTTCCATGCATTCCAATTATAATCATGTCCCATTTTGttatacaaattcataaaaCTCTCATGTGGCAAATAAGTAACCTTTGTAATCCCCAAAGTCATGTACCAATGATTTTCATTAGATGGACATTCCTTCATACCCCTAGCAAAATTCATAATCTTTGAAATCAAACTATCCTTATTTGTCAACATCATGGTACTACTTGTCTTAGTATCACTATAACTTATAC comes from Solanum pennellii chromosome 1, SPENNV200 and encodes:
- the LOC107028110 gene encoding uncharacterized protein LOC107028110, which codes for MESLNIHNIKLEKANAMLRYKKRQRVTTLFRFIEFCIFFAIVSRFSTQLPLNFKGLGVTLISPRFVFVLGNIIVIILFLISGQSSTKDASINNVKIDMYDEFKQKCLMNKDTYCEQSKKQRKQSTGVQETCCEQSKKQRKQSTLLERQLEKKIHRSHSDNSLSLSVDEKRPRKKLTRSATLRSRKVINTDSIKPIMTKTTTSYPEDEMSNEEFKKTVENFIARQQRFLREEEFSAVVSYES
- the LOC114075577 gene encoding uncharacterized protein LOC114075577; translation: MPILPTLQNIASSKASATASSALFKEAGTDVLVRCSQSHGGGVRLRTNMCKFNENQIVNATIGFPIMVIVSIKRHSSCLSFKDHIYDHRAIKTFWIPYDDIVSDEDATNIISKLICLMNVIPMLNEQCISYSDTKTSSTMMLTNKDSLISKIMNFARGMKECPSNENHWYMTLGITKVTYLPHESFMNLYNKMGHDYNWNAWKKTQEVLDSRIAAFKLLKKIEIKKMKFRASEFKDRNLLDMCSICHDGFLEGCVVSCINKCCHVYHDTCILEWLLRNRSCPYCRSKLA